The sequence GCTCACCCGGCGCGGCTGGAGGACCTGTTCGCCCTGGCGTATCACGCCTGGTGTCTGGGAGGCAGCGCTGATGACGAGGACCAGCACGTTCATCTCTGTCGCCCAGGTCTGTGCTCACAGACAACCAAGACTGAACCTAaggttttcttattttgttaaaatgcagCTAAAACAGTTTTCTCTCTCGATGCGTTTCAGGTGATCACGTGCGTCAGAGGATGGAGATGGAGGTGAAGAGGATGGGCTTCGACACGCAGAACGTCTGGAGAGTGTCCGACATAAACTGCAACTTCAAGTATGTCACAGATaaacaggg is a genomic window of Plectropomus leopardus isolate mb unplaced genomic scaffold, YSFRI_Pleo_2.0 unplaced_scaffold86740, whole genome shotgun sequence containing:
- the LOC121940428 gene encoding myotubularin-related protein 4-like, which encodes CHFATFKQCQEWVKRLNRAIAHPARLEDLFALAYHAWCLGGSADDEDQHVHLCRPGDHVRQRMEMEVKRMGFDTQNVWRVSDINCNFKYVTDKQGSYTVLPAHLQDISRTF